The following coding sequences are from one Candidatus Wallbacteria bacterium window:
- a CDS encoding alpha-amylase family glycosyl hydrolase, producing the protein MHLKSFSIFIILFLSVNLSAGILNSQKKLGACAASDGTVAFALFAPGKTSVSVVGDFNSWNKTANPCSIDGDGIWSCSIKMDSGEYRYKYLVDGTLYIGDPYAREVDWNSTGANSVLKVGGFGYSWGDSFYDAPAMNDLIIYETHIGDFSQSGTYRGMAAKLPYLKSLGINAIELMPIMEFPGDISWGYNPCFFFAPETAYGNPEDLKSLIDQSHQNGIAVILDVVFNHVHHESPLNQLYNYNKNPYMSTDGNPWGFPDLNHWADCTKRFTKDVVEFWMKEYHIDGFRYDYTIGIGYDGYNGVSYFSWAARQFKNNVYQIAEHLPQDPHLVQTTNINSEWHDTFHDQMKANLREGTYSGSNYWGDLDKTQKALNFAADGFSDNAQCINYTESHDEERVIYEALTNSSIDYNLAVQKSRLAAIAIFTAAGIPMLYQGQEWGEDTRKTIDPNKIHWDKLNSDTGKSLCWMYAVMIKLRKDHPALRYNNYELMRNYSDKKVTIFKRWDTNGDIVVVVLNFSNDTQYVDIPFPNNGKWYERIYNFAADVSGNTLSNHDIPASSGKVFCLKKTW; encoded by the coding sequence ATGCATCTCAAATCATTTTCGATTTTCATAATACTGTTCCTCTCAGTCAACCTGTCGGCTGGCATACTCAATTCCCAGAAAAAACTGGGTGCCTGCGCCGCATCAGACGGCACTGTTGCCTTTGCATTGTTCGCACCCGGAAAAACCTCGGTCAGCGTTGTGGGAGATTTCAACAGCTGGAACAAGACAGCCAATCCCTGCTCCATAGACGGAGACGGCATCTGGTCGTGCTCGATAAAAATGGATTCCGGAGAATACCGTTACAAATACCTTGTTGACGGCACTCTTTACATTGGCGATCCATATGCCCGGGAAGTGGACTGGAACAGTACCGGAGCGAATTCAGTGCTCAAGGTGGGTGGATTCGGATACAGCTGGGGTGACTCTTTCTACGACGCCCCTGCCATGAATGACCTGATCATTTACGAAACCCATATCGGTGACTTCAGCCAGTCAGGCACATACCGCGGCATGGCTGCAAAGCTCCCCTATCTGAAATCCCTCGGCATCAATGCCATCGAACTGATGCCGATCATGGAATTTCCCGGCGACATCAGCTGGGGTTACAATCCCTGTTTCTTTTTTGCCCCTGAAACCGCTTACGGCAACCCCGAAGACCTGAAATCTCTCATCGATCAGTCCCATCAGAACGGCATCGCAGTGATTCTGGACGTGGTGTTCAACCATGTCCACCACGAGTCACCGCTCAACCAGCTCTACAATTACAATAAGAATCCATACATGTCCACTGACGGAAACCCCTGGGGATTCCCGGACCTCAACCACTGGGCTGACTGCACCAAGCGTTTCACCAAAGATGTGGTGGAATTCTGGATGAAGGAATACCACATCGACGGTTTCCGTTATGACTACACGATCGGAATCGGCTACGACGGATACAATGGAGTCAGCTATTTTTCCTGGGCAGCCAGGCAGTTCAAGAACAATGTCTATCAGATCGCCGAACACCTTCCGCAGGACCCGCACCTGGTCCAGACCACGAATATAAATTCAGAATGGCATGATACGTTCCACGACCAGATGAAGGCCAATCTGCGCGAAGGCACATATTCAGGCAGCAATTACTGGGGCGACCTGGACAAAACCCAGAAAGCCCTTAATTTCGCTGCAGACGGTTTTTCCGACAATGCCCAGTGCATAAATTACACTGAATCCCACGACGAAGAACGGGTGATTTACGAAGCTCTGACCAATTCCAGTATCGACTACAACCTGGCAGTCCAGAAATCCAGGCTGGCTGCGATCGCCATTTTCACCGCAGCCGGCATCCCCATGCTCTATCAGGGCCAGGAATGGGGCGAAGACACCCGCAAGACGATCGACCCGAACAAGATCCACTGGGACAAACTGAATTCAGACACAGGCAAAAGCCTCTGCTGGATGTATGCAGTCATGATCAAACTCAGGAAGGACCATCCAGCCCTCAGATACAACAATTACGAACTGATGCGCAATTACAGCGACAAGAAAGTCACAATCTTCAAGCGCTGGGACACGAACGGCGACATAGTGGTGGTTGTGCTCAATTTCAGCAATGACACCCAGTATGTGGACATACCTTTCCCGAACAACGGCAAATGGTATGAACGGATCTACAATTTCGCTGCCGACGTCTCAGGCAACACGCTCTCCAATCACGATATCCCTGCCTCCTCAGGAAAGGTTTTCTGCCTCAAGAAAACCTGGTAA
- the mfd gene encoding transcription-repair coupling factor, with product MGNIYTGLNHTAAAFQISRDLRDCQSLILVPDRDITRMSSELSFFSGREILEFPHFQNLAEEDLSYLENNYRRLFSLSRLFLEKGRNFVVVGSLKSLLRRVVPQHVLGNYLFSFKKGQRISREKILELLPIMGYTRREKVEEPGEFAVRGEILDFYPPFLSPLRIDLFDDEIEKIILFDPATQLSRSEVTQALVFPLSEALGSREKISRILENPEAREDQSLYLTQNYDLLFSPADFFSFFKPEQLFVLEPDEQKSLVSEWCEENRKKQYFSRQFFLPEQTLRKLSEIEDSTRLATLGIEGSFQTSAQYQSGTNYRGKLDFLAKDIRSLLRRGFCLTVTARTRNQKLRIHDLLSQQKIAVREVENINEVKGNFSHLLIGELDEGFSCEEAKFALITESEIFGARLEKFYSPDKVDYSPISHFSEIKEGDLVVHINHGIGRYHGATLMDVGGEKKDMLIIEYAGNDKLYIPVENILSIQRYIGSTLVTLDKLGGARFSKARKKAQEAADKFAKELIRLYALRSTKKGYAFSSDTMEQEQMEAEFPYPETDDQLRSITEVKLDMENGKPMDRLICGDVGFGKTEVALRAAFKAAIEGKQVALLAPTTILCLQHFRVFSERLAKYPLKLGILSRLTDRKVAAEILTGLAEGKVDLVIGTHKLLQKDVQFSDLGLLIIDEEQRFGVKHKEMLKKFRETVDTLTLTATPIPRTLNMSLSGLLDISMITTPPPNRKSVNTYLQKKNPAVMREAIRRELERNGQVFAVHNKVQTIYSFAEQLQREVPEARIRVGHGQIPKEELENLLLDFWQHKYDVLVATTIIESGIDFPNANTLIVDNAHEFGLSQLYQLRGRIGRSDRQAYAYILYEEERLTPEARDRLKAIATHTALGSGFKIAMQDLEIRGAGNLLGSEQSGNMEAVGLEMYTTMLREAVCELKGTRLEKFPEVSINLHLNAFIPDNYITDSEQKIEIYKKIAICRKLTELKLINSECRDRFGEIPFPLLMLFRVAEYKCYCYALGIREIMVDGDVLRFNFLPDARINLENLKQYLSESPEARFLPGANPALSVKKKGKEKKEILDLVSQILELLS from the coding sequence ATGGGAAATATCTATACAGGATTGAATCATACAGCAGCCGCATTTCAGATCAGCCGCGATCTCCGGGATTGTCAGTCCCTGATCCTGGTACCTGACAGGGATATTACGCGGATGTCATCTGAACTGTCTTTTTTTTCAGGCCGCGAGATTCTTGAATTTCCACATTTCCAGAATCTGGCTGAAGAGGATCTTTCTTATCTGGAAAACAACTACCGCCGCCTGTTCTCCCTGAGCAGGCTTTTCCTGGAAAAAGGCAGGAACTTCGTGGTGGTAGGGAGCCTCAAGTCCCTGCTGCGGCGTGTTGTTCCTCAGCACGTGCTTGGCAATTACCTCTTTTCCTTCAAAAAAGGGCAGAGAATTTCAAGGGAGAAAATACTGGAACTTCTCCCGATCATGGGCTATACAAGAAGGGAAAAGGTGGAGGAACCGGGAGAATTCGCGGTCCGCGGCGAGATCCTGGATTTCTATCCGCCGTTCCTCTCCCCTTTGAGGATCGACCTGTTCGACGACGAGATTGAAAAAATCATCCTGTTTGATCCGGCAACACAGCTTTCCCGTTCCGAAGTGACCCAGGCCTTGGTGTTTCCTTTGAGCGAAGCTTTAGGGTCAAGGGAAAAAATCAGCCGGATTCTTGAAAACCCGGAGGCCAGGGAGGATCAGAGCCTGTATTTGACTCAGAATTACGATCTGCTGTTTTCACCGGCAGATTTTTTTTCATTTTTCAAGCCTGAACAGCTGTTCGTGCTTGAACCTGATGAACAGAAATCCCTTGTCTCAGAGTGGTGCGAGGAAAACAGGAAAAAACAATATTTTTCCAGGCAGTTCTTCCTGCCTGAACAGACGCTGAGGAAACTGTCTGAAATAGAGGACAGCACCAGGCTCGCCACACTGGGAATCGAGGGATCTTTTCAGACAAGTGCTCAATATCAGTCCGGGACCAACTACCGGGGCAAGCTGGACTTTCTGGCCAAAGACATCAGGTCGCTGCTCCGCCGGGGCTTCTGCCTGACTGTCACAGCCCGCACCAGGAATCAGAAGCTCAGGATCCATGATCTGCTGTCACAACAGAAAATCGCGGTCAGGGAAGTGGAAAACATCAACGAGGTCAAGGGGAATTTCAGTCATCTCCTGATCGGAGAGCTGGACGAAGGTTTTAGCTGCGAAGAGGCAAAATTCGCCCTGATCACAGAAAGTGAAATTTTCGGAGCCAGGCTGGAAAAATTCTATTCCCCGGATAAAGTGGATTACTCACCGATTTCACATTTCAGCGAAATCAAGGAAGGGGATCTGGTTGTCCACATCAACCATGGAATAGGCAGATACCACGGTGCGACATTGATGGACGTCGGAGGCGAGAAGAAAGATATGCTGATCATAGAGTACGCAGGCAATGACAAACTCTATATTCCCGTTGAAAACATCCTCTCGATTCAGAGATATATAGGCAGTACCCTGGTAACTTTAGACAAACTTGGAGGCGCGAGGTTTTCCAAGGCAAGGAAAAAAGCCCAGGAGGCAGCCGACAAGTTTGCCAAGGAGCTGATCCGTCTGTATGCATTGAGATCCACAAAAAAAGGCTACGCATTTTCTTCAGATACCATGGAACAGGAGCAGATGGAAGCAGAGTTTCCCTATCCTGAAACCGATGATCAGCTCAGGTCGATTACAGAAGTCAAACTGGACATGGAAAATGGTAAGCCCATGGACCGCCTGATCTGCGGTGACGTTGGTTTCGGCAAGACCGAGGTGGCCCTGCGTGCTGCATTCAAGGCTGCAATCGAGGGAAAGCAGGTGGCCCTGCTCGCTCCAACCACAATCCTCTGCCTCCAGCATTTCCGGGTGTTTTCAGAACGTCTGGCCAAGTATCCGCTCAAGCTTGGAATATTAAGCCGTCTGACTGACAGAAAGGTCGCCGCAGAAATTCTCACTGGCCTGGCAGAAGGGAAAGTCGATCTGGTGATTGGAACGCACAAACTTCTGCAGAAAGATGTGCAATTTTCCGATCTCGGTCTGCTGATCATAGATGAGGAACAGCGTTTCGGGGTCAAACACAAGGAAATGCTCAAAAAATTCAGGGAAACGGTCGACACTCTTACGCTGACTGCAACTCCGATTCCAAGAACTCTCAATATGTCCCTGTCCGGATTGCTGGACATCAGCATGATCACCACTCCTCCTCCGAATCGCAAGTCCGTCAACACCTATCTGCAGAAGAAGAATCCTGCGGTCATGCGCGAAGCGATCAGGAGGGAACTGGAAAGGAATGGACAGGTGTTTGCGGTGCACAACAAAGTTCAGACTATCTATTCTTTCGCGGAGCAGTTGCAGAGGGAAGTACCTGAAGCCAGGATCAGAGTCGGACACGGCCAGATCCCCAAGGAAGAGCTGGAAAACCTGCTGCTGGACTTCTGGCAGCACAAGTACGATGTGCTGGTCGCTACCACCATCATCGAGTCAGGCATTGATTTTCCCAATGCCAATACATTGATCGTTGACAATGCCCATGAATTTGGCCTTTCTCAGTTGTATCAGCTGAGGGGAAGGATCGGGCGTTCCGACAGGCAGGCTTATGCATATATACTATACGAGGAAGAAAGGCTGACCCCGGAAGCGAGAGACAGACTGAAGGCGATTGCAACACACACCGCACTCGGGTCTGGATTCAAGATTGCCATGCAGGACCTGGAAATCCGCGGGGCAGGAAACCTGCTGGGAAGTGAGCAGAGCGGGAACATGGAAGCAGTCGGGCTTGAAATGTACACCACCATGCTGCGCGAAGCAGTCTGTGAGCTGAAGGGAACCAGGCTGGAAAAATTTCCTGAAGTATCGATTAATCTTCATCTGAACGCTTTTATCCCTGACAATTACATCACCGATTCCGAGCAGAAAATCGAAATCTACAAAAAAATCGCCATCTGCCGCAAGCTTACCGAACTGAAGTTGATCAACAGTGAATGCCGCGACCGTTTCGGTGAAATCCCATTCCCGCTCCTGATGCTGTTCAGGGTTGCTGAATACAAATGTTACTGCTATGCCCTGGGTATCAGAGAG